The sequence below is a genomic window from Curtobacterium sp. MCPF17_002.
TGGGCTTCGAGCGACGCACCTGAGGCACTAGGTTGGCGCTGAGCCGCACAACGAGGAGGCCTCCATGTCGTACGTCGTCGACTTCGAGAACGTGTCAACCGTGGGAGTCGAGTCCTCGCCCGTGACCGACGCGCTCGCAGGCCTCCGCGCGAACGAGGCGCGGTACTTCATGAACAAGTACGACCACGTCTTCACGACGCACCCGGCGGCGGACGTCCCGGACCTCGTCGACTACGTCGCCCGTGTGCTCGAGGACGAGCGCGGCATCGTGATCAGCTCGCCGCCCCTCGAGGCGACCGAAGTGCTCGTCGACGGGGTCCGGTGGACGTACGTCTTCTACGAGTCCGGTCTCGCCATCAACGTGCTGTACACGCTCGATCCCGGTGGGAAGCGTGCTGTCGGCTTCAAGCTGTCGGACGGCATGGAAGTGCCGGATGAGCTCGGCGCCTTCAAGTTCGCGCGACAGAAGTCGAAGCTCGCGGGGACGATCCGGGGCTCGTACTTCGTCGTCAAGGGCGAGTACTGACTCCCACTCGACCTACAACATGTTTGGCTCCGGTGCCGATGTCCGTCAGGCTTGTCCGACGATCAAGACGGCGGGCAGGACATGGAGCACGACGATGACGACTATGACGAAGAACACGATGCACGGACTGTTCGTCGGACTCACCGGGGACACGTCTCGTGCCCGAGCGATGCGCATCGTGCTGCAGGAGAAGCGCGCAACTGCCACGCAGACGAAGGCACGCCTCCAGGGCTCGATGTCAGCTCCGGGGACGTGCTCGCATTCGCCGCTGCGGACTTGTTCAGCGGGCCAGTAGCATCACCGCGCACCTTGGCTGAGTACGAGGAAGTCGTTCCGGGCTCTGCCCGACAGCTCATTGAATGTCACCTCCGAAGTGAAGGCGTTGCGGCTGACGCAATCGAACGACTCAGCAGGGCCGAGGCGACTTCGGTGTCGGTCGGAGCCATCGGGGCCCAGCTGCTCACGCTCAGCGCCTTGGCGGCCGGCCTGATCTTGATCGTCACGGGGCACGCCGGTATCGCGCTTGCCGTGATGTTCCCTGGCATCTTGAGTGCCGGCTCGCAGATCATCAGCGCAGCTCGGCGAACCGGGTAGCGGACGGAGGACTGCAACCGGTTCTGGCCGTTGCACGCACATGTTGAGTGCACGCGGAACCCACCGACCTAGCGTCGAGGGTGGGAGGCATCGTGAAGTACATCCACTACGACGGCACGGAGATCATGACCGGGGACGAGATCGCCGACGCGCTCCTCGACTACGCGGCGATCCTCGGCGCGAACGGACGCACGGACACGGTGGCGATCCCCGCGGTGGCCG
It includes:
- a CDS encoding phage tail protein; amino-acid sequence: MSYVVDFENVSTVGVESSPVTDALAGLRANEARYFMNKYDHVFTTHPAADVPDLVDYVARVLEDERGIVISSPPLEATEVLVDGVRWTYVFYESGLAINVLYTLDPGGKRAVGFKLSDGMEVPDELGAFKFARQKSKLAGTIRGSYFVVKGEY